AGGGGACGGCGCGGTTCGTCGGCGACCACCGCGCGGAAATCCGGACGGACGGAAGCGGCGACTCGGAGACGGTCGCGTTCGACCGCGCGATCGTCGCCACGGGGAGTAGGCCGATCGAACTTCCGGGGTTCTCGTTCGACGACGAGCCGATTCTGGACGCGAAGGCGGCCCTGAATCTCGATGAGGTCCCCGACGAACTGGTAGTCGTCGGCGCAGGCTACATCGGGATGGAGCTGTCGACGATGTTCGCCAAGCTCGGAACGGACGTGGTCGTCGTCGAGCTGCTGGACGAACCGCTGCCGCGGTACGCGGACGACGTGACTCAGCCGGTGGCGAAGCGCGCGGCGGCGCTCGGGCTGTCGTTCCGGTTCGGTCGCGTCGCGTCGAACTGGGAGCGAGTCGACGACGGACAGATACGGATCACGACCGAGCCAGCCGAGGACGGAACGGACGAGGACACGGTCGAATCGATCACAGCCGACGAGGTACTGGTGGCAGTCGGCCGCGATCCGGTCTCCGATACGGCCGGCCTCGAGAAGCTCGGCGTCGAGTGCGACGAGAACGGATTCGTCGAGACGGACGAATTCGGTCGGACGAACGTCGACCACGTCTTCGCCGTCGGTGACGTGGCGGGCGAACCGATGCTCGCCCACGAAGGCAGCGCCGCGGGTGTCGTCGCGGCCGAGGCGATCGCGGACGCGGACCCCGACCCGGTCGGCGCAGTCCCGAGTGTCGTGTTCACCGACCCCGAGATCGGGGCCGTCGGGCTGACCGAAGCCGAGGCGCGCGACCGGGGGTACGAACCGACGACCGGTGAGTTCCCGTTCCGCGCGAGCGGCCGCGCGCTGGCGGCCGACGAACGGACCGGGTCTGTGAAGCTCGTCGCGGATGCCGAGTCGGGGGCGATTCTCGGCGGGCGGATCGTCGGTCCGGAGGCGTCCGAGTTGACCGCCGAAATCGGCCTGGCGGTCGAACAGGAACTGACGCTCTCGGACGTCGCGTCGACCGTCCACGCGCATCCCACACTCTCCGAAGCGATCGTGG
Above is a window of Halomarina ordinaria DNA encoding:
- the lpdA gene encoding dihydrolipoyl dehydrogenase, whose product is MLETDVLVIGGGPAGYVAAIRAGQLGRTVTLVDRSGVGGTCLNHGCIPSKALIDAADDVHSIRNGRDRGIEADVEVDFEGLVDWKDRVVRRLTKGVEKLCQANGVTLREGTARFVGDHRAEIRTDGSGDSETVAFDRAIVATGSRPIELPGFSFDDEPILDAKAALNLDEVPDELVVVGAGYIGMELSTMFAKLGTDVVVVELLDEPLPRYADDVTQPVAKRAAALGLSFRFGRVASNWERVDDGQIRITTEPAEDGTDEDTVESITADEVLVAVGRDPVSDTAGLEKLGVECDENGFVETDEFGRTNVDHVFAVGDVAGEPMLAHEGSAAGVVAAEAIADADPDPVGAVPSVVFTDPEIGAVGLTEAEARDRGYEPTTGEFPFRASGRALAADERTGSVKLVADAESGAILGGRIVGPEASELTAEIGLAVEQELTLSDVASTVHAHPTLSEAIVEAADCALGHPIHTFAR